A portion of the Carya illinoinensis cultivar Pawnee chromosome 11, C.illinoinensisPawnee_v1, whole genome shotgun sequence genome contains these proteins:
- the LOC122281780 gene encoding uncharacterized protein LOC122281780 isoform X3, producing the protein MAATNTSASQPVDSTAAAPSSVSTDELTAKAVHKRYEGLVMVRTKAIKGKGAWYWAHLEPMLVHNSDTGLPKAVKLRCSLCDAVFSASNPSRTASEHLKRGTCPNFNSVAKPISSISPSSASLASPAPSLQPNNRKRSSSSASAGGGGGGSGSSYQVPPLAIVDPSRFELAYTQAVSATAGSLLPQQPHLMLSGGKEDWGALAMLEDSVKKLKSPKTSPGPTLSKSQIDCALDFLADWVFESCGSVSFSTLEHPKFRAFLNQVGLPAVSRRDFTGARLDAKYEEAKAESEARIRDAMFFQIASDGWKFKNYGVSGEESLVNLTVNLPNGTSLYRKAVFVSGSVPSKYAEEVLWETIKGICGNAVQQCVGIVADKFKAKALRNLETQNHWMVNLSCQFQGFNSLIKDFSRELPLFKTVAESCFKLANFVNYRSHIRNSFHKYQLQEYGHSGLLRLPLRECESVNFGPVYTLVEDILNSARALRLVLLDESYKMLAMEDPVAREVAEMIQDVGFWNDLEAVHSLIKLIKDMAQDIETERPLVGQCLPLWDKLREKVRDWCSKFHIAEGPVEKVIERRFKKNYHPAWAAAYILDPLYLIRDTSGKYLPPFKRLNSEQEKDVDKLITRLVSREEAHIVLMELMKWRTEGLDPVYARAVQMTERDPVTGKMRIANPQSSRLVWETYLTEFKSLGKVAVRLIFLHATSCGFKCNWSFLRWVCAHGQSRAGMDRAQKLIFIAAHSKLERRDFSSDEDKDAELFTLANDTFTGSSWLYQEDIGYSKLTPVISFSEPKKKHSTKI; encoded by the exons ATGGCGGCTACGAACACTTCGGCATCACAGCCAGTGGACTCAACCGCGGCCGCCCCCTCCTCAGTCTCAACAGACGAGCTGACGGCGAAGGCCGTACACAAGAGGTACGAAGGGTTAGTGATGGTTCGTACCAAGGCCATAAAGGGGAAAGGAGCGTGGTACTGGGCGCACCTGGAGCCCATGCTGGTTCATAACAGTGACACGGGCCTTCCCAAAGCGGTCAAGCTCAGGTGCTCCCTCTGTGACGCTGTTTTCTCGGCCTCTAACCCGTCCCGCACCGCCTCAGAGCACCTCAAGCGCGGGACCTGCCCCAATTTCAACTCCGTGGCCAAACCCATTTCCTCTATCTCACCTTCTTCTGCTTCCCTTGCTTCCCCGGCTCCTTCTCTGCAACCCAACAATCGTAAGCGTAGCTCGTCTTCTGCTTCAGCTGGTGGTGGTGGGGGCGGCTCGGGTTCTTCGTACCAGGTACCACCGCTGGCGATAGTGGATCCGTCGAGGTTCGAGCTGGCGTACACGCAGGCGGTGTCGGCGACGGCGGGGTCTTTGCTGCCACAGCAGCCGCATTTGATGCTCTCTGGTGGGAAAGAAGATTGGGGAGCCCTTGCTATGTTGGAGGACAGTGTGAAGAAGCTCAAGAGTCCGAAAACATCACCTGGGCCGACACTCAGTAAGAGCCAGATTGATTGCGCGCTTGATTTTCTCGCTGATTGGGTCTTTGAGTCTTGTGGGTCGGTCTCTTTTTCGACCTTGGAGCATCCCAAGTTCCGAGCTTTCCTTAATCAAGTTGGGTTGCCGGCGGTCTCCCGTAGAGATTTCACCGGCGCTAGATTGGACGCTAAGTATGAAGAAGCCAAGGCTGAGTCTGAAGCAAGGATTAGAGACGCTATGTTCTTTCAGATTGCCTCTGATGGGTGGAAATTTAAGAATTATGGCGTTTCGGGGGAAGAAAGTTTGGTGAACTTAACCGTGAATCTCCCAAATGGGACTAGTTTGTATCGTAAAGCAGTGTTTGTCAGTGGCTCTGTGCCTTCCAAGTACGCAGAGGAGGTTTTGTGGGAGACAATCAAGGGCATTTGTGGGAATGCTGTGCAGCAGTGTGTAGGAATAGTTGCAGACAAGTTTAAGGCCAAGGCACTGAGGAATTTGGAGACTCAGAATCACTGGATGGTTAATCTTTCTTGTCAGTTTCAGGGGTTCAATAGTTTGATTAAGGACTTCAGCAGGGAGCTTCCGTTGTTCAAGACGGTCGCTGAGAGTTGTTTCAAGCTCGCTAATTTTGTCAATTACAGGTCTCACATTCGGAATAGCTTTCATAAATATCAGTTGCAGGAGTATGGACACTCAGGGTTGCTAAGACTACCGTTGCGCGAGTGTGAGAGTGTAAACTTTGGGCCTGTATATACATTGGTGGAGGATATACTGAATTCAGCTCGAGCACTACGGTTGGTTTTACTGGATGAATCGTACAAGATGCTAGCAATGGAGGACCCAGTTGCGAGAGAAGTTGCAGAGATGATTCAGGATGTGGGGTTTTGGAATGATTTGGAGGCAGTGCACTCGTTGATTAAATTGATCAAGGACATGGCTCAAGATATTGAGACGGAAAGGCCATTAGTTGGGCAATGCCTCCCACTTTGGGATAAGCTTAGAGAAAAAGTGAGGGATTGGTGTTCCAAGTTCCACATCGCAGAGGGACCGGTAGAGAAGGTGATTGAAAGGCGTTTCAAGAAGAATTATCACCCAGCTTGGGCTGCTGCTTATATACTCGACCCTCTTTATTTGATTAGGGACACTAGTGGAAAGTACCTTCCACCTTTCAAACGCTTGAATTCTGAGCAGGAAAAGGACGTGGACAAGCTCATAACCCGGCTTGTTTCCAGGGAAGAAGCTCATATTGTGCTAATGGAACTTATGAAATGGAGAACAGAAGGGCTCGATCCAGTCTATGCACGAGCTGTACAGATGACGGAGAGGGACCCCGTTACTGGAAAGATGAGAATTGCCAACCCGCAGAGCAGTAGGCTTGTGTGGGAAACGTATCTTACTGAGTTTAAGTCGCTAGGGAAAGTTGCAGTTAGGTTAATCTTTCTTCATGCAACTTCTTGTGGATTCAAATGCAATTGGTCTTTCTTGAGATGGGTGTGTGCCCATGGGCAATCAAGGGCGGGTATGGACAGGGCTCAGAAGTTGATATTCATTGCAGCTCATTCGAAACTTGAGAGACGGGATTTTTCAAGTGATGAAGATAAGGATGCAGAGCTGTTCACCTTGGCCAACG ATACATTTACAGGCTCTAGTTGGTTATATCAAGAGGACATTGGTTACTCCAAACTAACCCCGGTCATTTCCTTCTCAGAGCCTAAGAAG AAGCATTCGACAAAGATATAG
- the LOC122281780 gene encoding uncharacterized protein LOC122281780 isoform X2: MAATNTSASQPVDSTAAAPSSVSTDELTAKAVHKRYEGLVMVRTKAIKGKGAWYWAHLEPMLVHNSDTGLPKAVKLRCSLCDAVFSASNPSRTASEHLKRGTCPNFNSVAKPISSISPSSASLASPAPSLQPNNRKRSSSSASAGGGGGGSGSSYQVPPLAIVDPSRFELAYTQAVSATAGSLLPQQPHLMLSGGKEDWGALAMLEDSVKKLKSPKTSPGPTLSKSQIDCALDFLADWVFESCGSVSFSTLEHPKFRAFLNQVGLPAVSRRDFTGARLDAKYEEAKAESEARIRDAMFFQIASDGWKFKNYGVSGEESLVNLTVNLPNGTSLYRKAVFVSGSVPSKYAEEVLWETIKGICGNAVQQCVGIVADKFKAKALRNLETQNHWMVNLSCQFQGFNSLIKDFSRELPLFKTVAESCFKLANFVNYRSHIRNSFHKYQLQEYGHSGLLRLPLRECESVNFGPVYTLVEDILNSARALRLVLLDESYKMLAMEDPVAREVAEMIQDVGFWNDLEAVHSLIKLIKDMAQDIETERPLVGQCLPLWDKLREKVRDWCSKFHIAEGPVEKVIERRFKKNYHPAWAAAYILDPLYLIRDTSGKYLPPFKRLNSEQEKDVDKLITRLVSREEAHIVLMELMKWRTEGLDPVYARAVQMTERDPVTGKMRIANPQSSRLVWETYLTEFKSLGKVAVRLIFLHATSCGFKCNWSFLRWVCAHGQSRAGMDRAQKLIFIAAHSKLERRDFSSDEDKDAELFTLANDTFTGSSWLYQEDIGYSKLTPVISFSEPKKENDREGFCLEDPIVLFASLLWSVS, from the exons ATGGCGGCTACGAACACTTCGGCATCACAGCCAGTGGACTCAACCGCGGCCGCCCCCTCCTCAGTCTCAACAGACGAGCTGACGGCGAAGGCCGTACACAAGAGGTACGAAGGGTTAGTGATGGTTCGTACCAAGGCCATAAAGGGGAAAGGAGCGTGGTACTGGGCGCACCTGGAGCCCATGCTGGTTCATAACAGTGACACGGGCCTTCCCAAAGCGGTCAAGCTCAGGTGCTCCCTCTGTGACGCTGTTTTCTCGGCCTCTAACCCGTCCCGCACCGCCTCAGAGCACCTCAAGCGCGGGACCTGCCCCAATTTCAACTCCGTGGCCAAACCCATTTCCTCTATCTCACCTTCTTCTGCTTCCCTTGCTTCCCCGGCTCCTTCTCTGCAACCCAACAATCGTAAGCGTAGCTCGTCTTCTGCTTCAGCTGGTGGTGGTGGGGGCGGCTCGGGTTCTTCGTACCAGGTACCACCGCTGGCGATAGTGGATCCGTCGAGGTTCGAGCTGGCGTACACGCAGGCGGTGTCGGCGACGGCGGGGTCTTTGCTGCCACAGCAGCCGCATTTGATGCTCTCTGGTGGGAAAGAAGATTGGGGAGCCCTTGCTATGTTGGAGGACAGTGTGAAGAAGCTCAAGAGTCCGAAAACATCACCTGGGCCGACACTCAGTAAGAGCCAGATTGATTGCGCGCTTGATTTTCTCGCTGATTGGGTCTTTGAGTCTTGTGGGTCGGTCTCTTTTTCGACCTTGGAGCATCCCAAGTTCCGAGCTTTCCTTAATCAAGTTGGGTTGCCGGCGGTCTCCCGTAGAGATTTCACCGGCGCTAGATTGGACGCTAAGTATGAAGAAGCCAAGGCTGAGTCTGAAGCAAGGATTAGAGACGCTATGTTCTTTCAGATTGCCTCTGATGGGTGGAAATTTAAGAATTATGGCGTTTCGGGGGAAGAAAGTTTGGTGAACTTAACCGTGAATCTCCCAAATGGGACTAGTTTGTATCGTAAAGCAGTGTTTGTCAGTGGCTCTGTGCCTTCCAAGTACGCAGAGGAGGTTTTGTGGGAGACAATCAAGGGCATTTGTGGGAATGCTGTGCAGCAGTGTGTAGGAATAGTTGCAGACAAGTTTAAGGCCAAGGCACTGAGGAATTTGGAGACTCAGAATCACTGGATGGTTAATCTTTCTTGTCAGTTTCAGGGGTTCAATAGTTTGATTAAGGACTTCAGCAGGGAGCTTCCGTTGTTCAAGACGGTCGCTGAGAGTTGTTTCAAGCTCGCTAATTTTGTCAATTACAGGTCTCACATTCGGAATAGCTTTCATAAATATCAGTTGCAGGAGTATGGACACTCAGGGTTGCTAAGACTACCGTTGCGCGAGTGTGAGAGTGTAAACTTTGGGCCTGTATATACATTGGTGGAGGATATACTGAATTCAGCTCGAGCACTACGGTTGGTTTTACTGGATGAATCGTACAAGATGCTAGCAATGGAGGACCCAGTTGCGAGAGAAGTTGCAGAGATGATTCAGGATGTGGGGTTTTGGAATGATTTGGAGGCAGTGCACTCGTTGATTAAATTGATCAAGGACATGGCTCAAGATATTGAGACGGAAAGGCCATTAGTTGGGCAATGCCTCCCACTTTGGGATAAGCTTAGAGAAAAAGTGAGGGATTGGTGTTCCAAGTTCCACATCGCAGAGGGACCGGTAGAGAAGGTGATTGAAAGGCGTTTCAAGAAGAATTATCACCCAGCTTGGGCTGCTGCTTATATACTCGACCCTCTTTATTTGATTAGGGACACTAGTGGAAAGTACCTTCCACCTTTCAAACGCTTGAATTCTGAGCAGGAAAAGGACGTGGACAAGCTCATAACCCGGCTTGTTTCCAGGGAAGAAGCTCATATTGTGCTAATGGAACTTATGAAATGGAGAACAGAAGGGCTCGATCCAGTCTATGCACGAGCTGTACAGATGACGGAGAGGGACCCCGTTACTGGAAAGATGAGAATTGCCAACCCGCAGAGCAGTAGGCTTGTGTGGGAAACGTATCTTACTGAGTTTAAGTCGCTAGGGAAAGTTGCAGTTAGGTTAATCTTTCTTCATGCAACTTCTTGTGGATTCAAATGCAATTGGTCTTTCTTGAGATGGGTGTGTGCCCATGGGCAATCAAGGGCGGGTATGGACAGGGCTCAGAAGTTGATATTCATTGCAGCTCATTCGAAACTTGAGAGACGGGATTTTTCAAGTGATGAAGATAAGGATGCAGAGCTGTTCACCTTGGCCAACG ATACATTTACAGGCTCTAGTTGGTTATATCAAGAGGACATTGGTTACTCCAAACTAACCCCGGTCATTTCCTTCTCAGAGCCTAAGAAG GAGAATGATCGAGAGGGTTTTTGCTTGGAAGATCCAATTGTTCTTTTTGCAAGCCTCTTGTGGTCGGTCTCTTAG
- the LOC122281780 gene encoding uncharacterized protein LOC122281780 isoform X5, whose amino-acid sequence MAATNTSASQPVDSTAAAPSSVSTDELTAKAVHKRYEGLVMVRTKAIKGKGAWYWAHLEPMLVHNSDTGLPKAVKLRCSLCDAVFSASNPSRTASEHLKRGTCPNFNSVAKPISSISPSSASLASPAPSLQPNNRKRSSSSASAGGGGGGSGSSYQVPPLAIVDPSRFELAYTQAVSATAGSLLPQQPHLMLSGGKEDWGALAMLEDSVKKLKSPKTSPGPTLSKSQIDCALDFLADWVFESCGSVSFSTLEHPKFRAFLNQVGLPAVSRRDFTGARLDAKYEEAKAESEARIRDAMFFQIASDGWKFKNYGVSGEESLVNLTVNLPNGTSLYRKAVFVSGSVPSKYAEEVLWETIKGICGNAVQQCVGIVADKFKAKALRNLETQNHWMVNLSCQFQGFNSLIKDFSRELPLFKTVAESCFKLANFVNYRSHIRNSFHKYQLQEYGHSGLLRLPLRECESVNFGPVYTLVEDILNSARALRLVLLDESYKMLAMEDPVAREVAEMIQDVGFWNDLEAVHSLIKLIKDMAQDIETERPLVGQCLPLWDKLREKVRDWCSKFHIAEGPVEKVIERRFKKNYHPAWAAAYILDPLYLIRDTSGKYLPPFKRLNSEQEKDVDKLITRLVSREEAHIVLMELMKWRTEGLDPVYARAVQMTERDPVTGKMRIANPQSSRLVWETYLTEFKSLGKVAVRLIFLHATSCGFKCNWSFLRWVCAHGQSRAGMDRAQKLIFIAAHSKLERRDFSSDEDKDAELFTLANGEDDVLNDVLVDTSSV is encoded by the coding sequence ATGGCGGCTACGAACACTTCGGCATCACAGCCAGTGGACTCAACCGCGGCCGCCCCCTCCTCAGTCTCAACAGACGAGCTGACGGCGAAGGCCGTACACAAGAGGTACGAAGGGTTAGTGATGGTTCGTACCAAGGCCATAAAGGGGAAAGGAGCGTGGTACTGGGCGCACCTGGAGCCCATGCTGGTTCATAACAGTGACACGGGCCTTCCCAAAGCGGTCAAGCTCAGGTGCTCCCTCTGTGACGCTGTTTTCTCGGCCTCTAACCCGTCCCGCACCGCCTCAGAGCACCTCAAGCGCGGGACCTGCCCCAATTTCAACTCCGTGGCCAAACCCATTTCCTCTATCTCACCTTCTTCTGCTTCCCTTGCTTCCCCGGCTCCTTCTCTGCAACCCAACAATCGTAAGCGTAGCTCGTCTTCTGCTTCAGCTGGTGGTGGTGGGGGCGGCTCGGGTTCTTCGTACCAGGTACCACCGCTGGCGATAGTGGATCCGTCGAGGTTCGAGCTGGCGTACACGCAGGCGGTGTCGGCGACGGCGGGGTCTTTGCTGCCACAGCAGCCGCATTTGATGCTCTCTGGTGGGAAAGAAGATTGGGGAGCCCTTGCTATGTTGGAGGACAGTGTGAAGAAGCTCAAGAGTCCGAAAACATCACCTGGGCCGACACTCAGTAAGAGCCAGATTGATTGCGCGCTTGATTTTCTCGCTGATTGGGTCTTTGAGTCTTGTGGGTCGGTCTCTTTTTCGACCTTGGAGCATCCCAAGTTCCGAGCTTTCCTTAATCAAGTTGGGTTGCCGGCGGTCTCCCGTAGAGATTTCACCGGCGCTAGATTGGACGCTAAGTATGAAGAAGCCAAGGCTGAGTCTGAAGCAAGGATTAGAGACGCTATGTTCTTTCAGATTGCCTCTGATGGGTGGAAATTTAAGAATTATGGCGTTTCGGGGGAAGAAAGTTTGGTGAACTTAACCGTGAATCTCCCAAATGGGACTAGTTTGTATCGTAAAGCAGTGTTTGTCAGTGGCTCTGTGCCTTCCAAGTACGCAGAGGAGGTTTTGTGGGAGACAATCAAGGGCATTTGTGGGAATGCTGTGCAGCAGTGTGTAGGAATAGTTGCAGACAAGTTTAAGGCCAAGGCACTGAGGAATTTGGAGACTCAGAATCACTGGATGGTTAATCTTTCTTGTCAGTTTCAGGGGTTCAATAGTTTGATTAAGGACTTCAGCAGGGAGCTTCCGTTGTTCAAGACGGTCGCTGAGAGTTGTTTCAAGCTCGCTAATTTTGTCAATTACAGGTCTCACATTCGGAATAGCTTTCATAAATATCAGTTGCAGGAGTATGGACACTCAGGGTTGCTAAGACTACCGTTGCGCGAGTGTGAGAGTGTAAACTTTGGGCCTGTATATACATTGGTGGAGGATATACTGAATTCAGCTCGAGCACTACGGTTGGTTTTACTGGATGAATCGTACAAGATGCTAGCAATGGAGGACCCAGTTGCGAGAGAAGTTGCAGAGATGATTCAGGATGTGGGGTTTTGGAATGATTTGGAGGCAGTGCACTCGTTGATTAAATTGATCAAGGACATGGCTCAAGATATTGAGACGGAAAGGCCATTAGTTGGGCAATGCCTCCCACTTTGGGATAAGCTTAGAGAAAAAGTGAGGGATTGGTGTTCCAAGTTCCACATCGCAGAGGGACCGGTAGAGAAGGTGATTGAAAGGCGTTTCAAGAAGAATTATCACCCAGCTTGGGCTGCTGCTTATATACTCGACCCTCTTTATTTGATTAGGGACACTAGTGGAAAGTACCTTCCACCTTTCAAACGCTTGAATTCTGAGCAGGAAAAGGACGTGGACAAGCTCATAACCCGGCTTGTTTCCAGGGAAGAAGCTCATATTGTGCTAATGGAACTTATGAAATGGAGAACAGAAGGGCTCGATCCAGTCTATGCACGAGCTGTACAGATGACGGAGAGGGACCCCGTTACTGGAAAGATGAGAATTGCCAACCCGCAGAGCAGTAGGCTTGTGTGGGAAACGTATCTTACTGAGTTTAAGTCGCTAGGGAAAGTTGCAGTTAGGTTAATCTTTCTTCATGCAACTTCTTGTGGATTCAAATGCAATTGGTCTTTCTTGAGATGGGTGTGTGCCCATGGGCAATCAAGGGCGGGTATGGACAGGGCTCAGAAGTTGATATTCATTGCAGCTCATTCGAAACTTGAGAGACGGGATTTTTCAAGTGATGAAGATAAGGATGCAGAGCTGTTCACCTTGGCCAACGGTGAGGATGATGTGCTTAATGATGTTCTTGTCGATACCTCCTCAGTGtaa
- the LOC122281780 gene encoding uncharacterized protein LOC122281780 isoform X6: MAATNTSASQPVDSTAAAPSSVSTDELTAKAVHKRYEGLVMVRTKAIKGKGAWYWAHLEPMLVHNSDTGLPKAVKLRCSLCDAVFSASNPSRTASEHLKRGTCPNFNSVAKPISSISPSSASLASPAPSLQPNNRKRSSSSASAGGGGGGSGSSYQVPPLAIVDPSRFELAYTQAVSATAGSLLPQQPHLMLSGGKEDWGALAMLEDSVKKLKSPKTSPGPTLSKSQIDCALDFLADWVFESCGSVSFSTLEHPKFRAFLNQVGLPAVSRRDFTGARLDAKYEEAKAESEARIRDAMFFQIASDGWKFKNYGVSGEESLVNLTVNLPNGTSLYRKAVFVSGSVPSKYAEEVLWETIKGICGNAVQQCVGIVADKFKAKALRNLETQNHWMVNLSCQFQGFNSLIKDFSRELPLFKTVAESCFKLANFVNYRSHIRNSFHKYQLQEYGHSGLLRLPLRECESVNFGPVYTLVEDILNSARALRLVLLDESYKMLAMEDPVAREVAEMIQDVGFWNDLEAVHSLIKLIKDMAQDIETERPLVGQCLPLWDKLREKVRDWCSKFHIAEGPVEKVIERRFKKNYHPAWAAAYILDPLYLIRDTSGKYLPPFKRLNSEQEKDVDKLITRLVSREEAHIVLMELMKWRTEGLDPVYARAVQMTERDPVTGKMRIANPQSSRLVWETYLTEFKSLGKVAVRLIFLHATSCGFKCNWSFLRWVCAHGQSRAGMDRAQKLIFIAAHSKLERRDFSSDEDKDAELFTLANEAFDKDIVNGLERPP, translated from the exons ATGGCGGCTACGAACACTTCGGCATCACAGCCAGTGGACTCAACCGCGGCCGCCCCCTCCTCAGTCTCAACAGACGAGCTGACGGCGAAGGCCGTACACAAGAGGTACGAAGGGTTAGTGATGGTTCGTACCAAGGCCATAAAGGGGAAAGGAGCGTGGTACTGGGCGCACCTGGAGCCCATGCTGGTTCATAACAGTGACACGGGCCTTCCCAAAGCGGTCAAGCTCAGGTGCTCCCTCTGTGACGCTGTTTTCTCGGCCTCTAACCCGTCCCGCACCGCCTCAGAGCACCTCAAGCGCGGGACCTGCCCCAATTTCAACTCCGTGGCCAAACCCATTTCCTCTATCTCACCTTCTTCTGCTTCCCTTGCTTCCCCGGCTCCTTCTCTGCAACCCAACAATCGTAAGCGTAGCTCGTCTTCTGCTTCAGCTGGTGGTGGTGGGGGCGGCTCGGGTTCTTCGTACCAGGTACCACCGCTGGCGATAGTGGATCCGTCGAGGTTCGAGCTGGCGTACACGCAGGCGGTGTCGGCGACGGCGGGGTCTTTGCTGCCACAGCAGCCGCATTTGATGCTCTCTGGTGGGAAAGAAGATTGGGGAGCCCTTGCTATGTTGGAGGACAGTGTGAAGAAGCTCAAGAGTCCGAAAACATCACCTGGGCCGACACTCAGTAAGAGCCAGATTGATTGCGCGCTTGATTTTCTCGCTGATTGGGTCTTTGAGTCTTGTGGGTCGGTCTCTTTTTCGACCTTGGAGCATCCCAAGTTCCGAGCTTTCCTTAATCAAGTTGGGTTGCCGGCGGTCTCCCGTAGAGATTTCACCGGCGCTAGATTGGACGCTAAGTATGAAGAAGCCAAGGCTGAGTCTGAAGCAAGGATTAGAGACGCTATGTTCTTTCAGATTGCCTCTGATGGGTGGAAATTTAAGAATTATGGCGTTTCGGGGGAAGAAAGTTTGGTGAACTTAACCGTGAATCTCCCAAATGGGACTAGTTTGTATCGTAAAGCAGTGTTTGTCAGTGGCTCTGTGCCTTCCAAGTACGCAGAGGAGGTTTTGTGGGAGACAATCAAGGGCATTTGTGGGAATGCTGTGCAGCAGTGTGTAGGAATAGTTGCAGACAAGTTTAAGGCCAAGGCACTGAGGAATTTGGAGACTCAGAATCACTGGATGGTTAATCTTTCTTGTCAGTTTCAGGGGTTCAATAGTTTGATTAAGGACTTCAGCAGGGAGCTTCCGTTGTTCAAGACGGTCGCTGAGAGTTGTTTCAAGCTCGCTAATTTTGTCAATTACAGGTCTCACATTCGGAATAGCTTTCATAAATATCAGTTGCAGGAGTATGGACACTCAGGGTTGCTAAGACTACCGTTGCGCGAGTGTGAGAGTGTAAACTTTGGGCCTGTATATACATTGGTGGAGGATATACTGAATTCAGCTCGAGCACTACGGTTGGTTTTACTGGATGAATCGTACAAGATGCTAGCAATGGAGGACCCAGTTGCGAGAGAAGTTGCAGAGATGATTCAGGATGTGGGGTTTTGGAATGATTTGGAGGCAGTGCACTCGTTGATTAAATTGATCAAGGACATGGCTCAAGATATTGAGACGGAAAGGCCATTAGTTGGGCAATGCCTCCCACTTTGGGATAAGCTTAGAGAAAAAGTGAGGGATTGGTGTTCCAAGTTCCACATCGCAGAGGGACCGGTAGAGAAGGTGATTGAAAGGCGTTTCAAGAAGAATTATCACCCAGCTTGGGCTGCTGCTTATATACTCGACCCTCTTTATTTGATTAGGGACACTAGTGGAAAGTACCTTCCACCTTTCAAACGCTTGAATTCTGAGCAGGAAAAGGACGTGGACAAGCTCATAACCCGGCTTGTTTCCAGGGAAGAAGCTCATATTGTGCTAATGGAACTTATGAAATGGAGAACAGAAGGGCTCGATCCAGTCTATGCACGAGCTGTACAGATGACGGAGAGGGACCCCGTTACTGGAAAGATGAGAATTGCCAACCCGCAGAGCAGTAGGCTTGTGTGGGAAACGTATCTTACTGAGTTTAAGTCGCTAGGGAAAGTTGCAGTTAGGTTAATCTTTCTTCATGCAACTTCTTGTGGATTCAAATGCAATTGGTCTTTCTTGAGATGGGTGTGTGCCCATGGGCAATCAAGGGCGGGTATGGACAGGGCTCAGAAGTTGATATTCATTGCAGCTCATTCGAAACTTGAGAGACGGGATTTTTCAAGTGATGAAGATAAGGATGCAGAGCTGTTCACCTTGGCCAACG AAGCATTCGACAAAGATATAGTTAATGGCCTGGAGAGGCCACCATAA